Proteins from a single region of Centropristis striata isolate RG_2023a ecotype Rhode Island chromosome 9, C.striata_1.0, whole genome shotgun sequence:
- the mob3a gene encoding MOB kinase activator 3A — translation MSLALKQVFNKDRTFRPKRKFEPGTQRFDLHKKAQASLNAGLDLKQAVQLPHGEDLNDWVAVHVVDFFNRINLIYGTISDSCTDQTCPNMSGGPKYEYRWQDEHKYKRPTALSAPKYMSLLMDWIEVQINNENIFPTNVGTPFPKTFMQVAKKILSRLFRVFVHVYIHHFDRVSQMGAEAHVNTCYKHFYYFVTEFNLTDHKELEPLKEMTARMCH, via the exons ATGTCCCTGGCCCTGAAACAAGTTTTCAACAAAGACAGGACATTCCGGCCCAAGCGCAAGTTTGAGCCCGGGACGCAGCGATTCGACCTGCACAAGAAGGCCCAGGCGTCCCTGAACGCAGGGCTGGACCTGAAGCAGGCAGTGCAGCTGCCCCACGGCGAGGACCTCAACGACTGGGTGGCAGTCCACGTGGTCGACTTCTTCAACCGCATCAACCTCATCTATGGCACCATCAGTGACTCCTGCACCGATCAAACGTGCCCCAACATGTCCGGTGGGCCCAAGTACGAATACCGCTGGCAGGATGAGCACAAGTACAAGAGACCGACGGCACTGTCGGCCCCCAAATACATGAGCCTGCTCATGGATTGGATTGAGGTACAAATCAACAATGAGAACATCTTTCCCACCAACGTCG GTACTCCCTTCCCTAAGACCTTCATGCAGGTGGCTAAGAAGATTTTGTCTCGTCTGTTCCGGGTGTTTGTCCACGTCTACATCCACCACTTTGACCGTGTGAGCCAGATGGGGGCTGAGGCTCACGTCAATACCTGCTACAAGCATTTCTATTACTTTGTCACCGAGTTCAACCTAACGGACCACAAAGAGCTGGAGCCTCTC